The Desulfuromonadales bacterium genome segment GACGCCGATGGAGAAAGAGGGGCTGGTCGACCGCAGCCGTCTGCTCGACATTCAGGGCCGCTCCCGTCGCCGCCAGGCAGAGTTTGCCGAAGCCTGGGGGTTGACCGACTACCCTCCTTCCGGCGGCGGCTGCCTGCTCACCGAAAAGTCCTTCTCGGGTCGGCTGCGGGACCTCTTTGCGCACCAGCCGGGGGCGACCGTCACCGACGTCGAGCTGCTCAAGCTCGGCCGGCAGTTCCGCCTCTCGCCCAACGCCCGGCTGACCCTCGG includes the following:
- a CDS encoding thiamine biosynthesis protein, with the protein product TPMEKEGLVDRSRLLDIQGRSRRRQAEFAEAWGLTDYPPSGGGCLLTEKSFSGRLRDLFAHQPGATVTDVELLKLGRQFRLSPNARLTLGRDQGSNEKIKGIARPTDILLRSVSFTGPLGLVSGRPEAADLELAAAIVAAYGKGQDEPQVDILLLQGDEQLRQTVAPRPRKAIQDLRID